The stretch of DNA AGATCGCCGACCCTCATCTGACCCAGGCGATCACGTTGCTGGTCGACACGGTTCTCGCGTACGACGACGGCGTCGCCTGCTCAGGTGACGACTGCGACGTGCCGCTGTGCTGCTCCACCTCGAAGCGGTCGTCGGCAGAGGTGTCGCTGTGAGCGAGGAGTGCTGCGGCCCCGACGAGACACGCAAAACCCCCTCGCCGGTGCGTCTGCAGCTCACGAGGCCGATGACCGGCGGGGATGGATGCTGCGGTCCACTCGACGATGGGTCTCTGGGTGCAGTCCCGCACGATCGCCAGAAACGGCAGCACCTTGCCGGTGACGCGTGCTGCGGCCCGGAGGGGCCAGCCGTGCCTCCGACGGACCATGAGAGTGTCGAATCAGAGGTAGAAGAGAATCGGCCGCCGGTCTGGCGAGACATCGCGCTGCTTCCGCCCGCCGTCGCGGGCCTGGCTCTGGTCAGCGGCTATGTGTTCGAATGGTCGGGGCTGGGGATGCCGGCTCTGATCCTCCAATGGGTGTCGCTCATCGCCGGGGCCTACACCTTCGTGCCCGGCGCGGTACGCCGGTTGATGCACCGCCGGTTGGGCGTCGGTCTGCTGATGACCATCGCCGCGGTCGGTGCGGTCGCGCTCGGACATGTCGGCGAGGCAGCAACACTTGCGTTCCTCTTCTCACTCGCAGAGGCCCTCGAAGATCGGGCGATGGATCGCGCCAAGGAGGGACTGAAGGCGCTTCTGGCTCTCGTTCCTGCAACGGTTCGCATCTCCCGCCTTTCCGGCGAAGTCACGGTCCCTGCCGCGGAGGTGCAGGAGCTCGACATCATCGTCGTCGGCGCCGGCGACCGGGTCGCCACGGATGGTGTCGTCGTCGAGGGACGATCGAGCATCGACACTTCCGCCGTGACGGGCGAGTCCATACCCGTCGCAGTCGGGCCTGGCGACGAAGTTCCAGCCGGGGCGGTGAACGGGGCGGCGACATTGCGCATCGAAGCGACAGCCGACGGTCGCGACAACTCACTTACCCAGATCGTTCACCTGGTCGAGCAGGCGCATGCTCGAAAGGGGGACCGCGCTCGCCTGGCCGACCGAATCGCACGACCGCTGGTTCCCGCAGTCCTGATCGCGGCCGCTGTCGTCGCTCTGCTCGGAGTTCTCGTCGGCGACCCCGGACTGTGGGCCGAACGCGCACTGGTGGTGCTCGTCGCTGCGTCGCCGTGCGCGCTTGCCATCGCCGTGCCCGTCACCGTGATCAGTGCTATCGGGTCGGCGTCGAAGTTCGGCGTCATCATCAAATCGGGTGAGGCCTTCGAACGATTCGGCACGATTCGTACGATCGCCTTCGACAAGACCGGCACTCTCACTCGCAATGAGCCGCAGGTCGTCGACGTCGCGACGTCCGCCCCGCGAACCCGTGACGAGGTGCTGGCTCTCGCGGCCTCGTTGGAGGCGAACAGCAATCACCCGCTCGCATCGGCGATCACCGCCGCGGCCGCCGGCGACATTGCTCGCGCCGCGGACGTGGTCGAGGAGGCCGGTCACGGCGTCAGCGGCTGGGTCGACGGAGCCGCCGTGCGTATCGGAAACACTCGATGGTTGAATCCCGGCCCCTTGGAGGCTGCGTCGGACGCGATGGCGAACGCTGGCATGACGGTTGTCGTGGTGGAGATCAACGGTGAGATCGCGGGGGTGATCGGAGTGCGCGACGAACTGAGACCGGAGGCGGCGGAGACCATCCGCATGCTCGCCGACCAGGGTGTCGCAACCGTCATGCTCACCGGTGACAATGAGCGCACCGCGAAGGTGCTCGCCGCGCAGGCCGGCATCGACGACGTCCGCGCCGGTCAACTGCCAAAGGACAAGGCCGAAGCGATGATCACCCTGGCCAGTGCCGGCCCCACCGCGATGGTCGGTGATGGAATCAACGACGCGCCCGCCCTCGCCAGCGCCACCACAGGGATCGCGATGGGATTGAAAGGCTCCGCGGCGGCGATCGAGTCCGCTGACATCGCTTTCACCGGCACCGACCTGCGGCTCATTCCCGACGCTCTCCAACACGCCCGACGCGGCCGTCGCATCATGACGGTCAACATCGGGTTGGCTCTGACCATCATCGTCGTGCTCTTTCCGCTGGCGCTCTTCGGAGTGCTGGGGCTTGCCGGAGTCGTGCTCGTTCACGAAATCGCGGAAGTCGTCGTCATAGCGAACGGAGTCCGCGCGGCTCGCCGCCCCAAACGGTCAGCTGGCGGGGCCGACGCTCGTGTCTTCCAGCGAGAGCTCGCAGGCGCACCGACGTGAGACGCCGCACGGCAGGGAGGCTGTGAGATCGCGACTCTGTGAAAGAATCTGCGCATGGATGCAGATAAGACGACTTGCGGGCGGCACCCCGAGAGTCCCTACGTCGAGCTCGCCGTCGAGATCTTCGCGATGCTCGCCGATGCCACGCGGGTGCGGATCGTCCTGGCATTGCGGAACGAGGAGCTCTCTGTCAATCACCTCGCCGATATCGTCGACAAGTCGCCGGCGGCCGTCTCGCAACACCTCGCCAAGCTCCGCCTCGCCCGCGTCGTCGCCACACGGCAGGAGGGCACCCGCGTGTTCTATCGACTCGCGAACGAGCACGCGAGCCGGTTGGTGAGCGACGCGATCTTCCAGGCCGAGCATGCACTGACCAATACGCCTGCTCACCACCGCGAGCACACAGCCGACGGCCTGGGCTGATGCTCGGCGCCCTCCGGAACGCGGGTGTTCAGGCAGCACTGGCTTCCGCGGTGCTCTTCGGTGCCGGCACGCCCCTCGCGAAGCTCCTGCTCGAGGACGTCAGTCCGTGGCTGCTCGCTGGGCTGCTCTACTGCGGGTCCGGAGCCGGTCTGGGGCTGTATCGCCTGATCCGGCGCCCTGCGCGCGTCACGATCGCGCGCTCCCAGCTGCTTCCGCTGGCCGGCGCGGTCGTCTTCGGTGGAGTCGTCGGGCCGGTCCTTCTCCTGGTCGGCCTCTCCAGCATGCCGGCGTCGGGTGCGTCCCTACTGCTCAACGCGGAAGGCGTCTTCACCGCCGCGTTGGCCTGGTTCGTGTTCCGTGAGAACTTCGACCGTCGCATCGCGCTCGGCATGCTCGCCATCGTCGCCGGCGCCATCGTGCTCAGCATCCCCGCCGGAGCGACCTTCGGCAGCCCATGGCCCTCCCTGGCGATTCTTGGCGCATGCCTCAGCTGGGGGCTCGACAACAACCTCACCCGCAAGCTCGCCCTCACCGACGCCACCTGGCTGGCCGCGGTCAAAGGCGGCGTCGCCGGGCCGGTCAACCTCGTCCTCGCGTTCGGTCTCGGCGCGCAACTGCCCGGAGCGCTCGCAATCGGCGCATCGATGGGGATCGGGCTGGTCTCCTACGGCGTCAGTCTGGTGCTCTTCATCGTGGCCATGCGCCATGTCGGCACCGCCCGCGCCGGTGCTTACTACTCGATCGCTCCCTTTTTCGGAGCGGTTCTCGCGCTCGCCCTCGGGGAACCGCTCACCTGGTCGGTGGTGGTCGCTGGCGTGCTGATGGGGCTCGGCGTGTGGCTACACCTCACCGAACGGCACGAGCATGAGCACACGCATGACGCGATCACGCACGATCACTGGCACACGCACGACGAACATCATCAGCACGATCATGACGCCGGCACGGAAGCCACGGTGATCGGCTGGCACCGTCACGTCCACACCCATCAACCGATCACCCACACGCACGAGCACTACCCCGACGCTCACCATCGCCACCGCCACCGCCAGCGAACCCAAGACGCGCATTCTTCTTAGGAACGCACTCCCTTGCCTTGGAAGGTCCGCAAGAGAATCCCTAAACGGTACGGCCGGCAAGCATCACCAGGGAGCGGGCGAGATGAGCCCGCGATCAACGGAATTTCGAGCAGCTCTAGCTTGAGGTCCGGTGGCGATGGCTACGGGCTGTCAGGTGGTCTGACGGCCGAACACCGTTAGAGGGGGCATAAGGGCTGTACCCCCGGCGAAGGTGCCGTGCATGTCGCCCAAGCTCCAATCATCGATCACGGCGGCGAAGCCTTGGACCTCACGGCCGTCGATCTCGAACGACTGACGGATCATATCCAGAGGATGGGAATCGATCTCGTTGATCACCGGCCACGCTGTTTCTGCATCGGCGCCAGGAACCAAGCCCTGACAACCAGACGAGGTGTTCGCCTTCGGTGGTAGGCACGACGACGGCGAGCGACCAGAGTTTGCCGTCCTTTCCCGCGAGTTCAGCGGCTTCGAGTACCTCGTGCACCTGGCTGTCGACGAAGTCGAGCGCGGCCAGTTCACTGGCGGGGCCCGAGTACAGGAAGAGCCGGTATTGCGCCGCTCGAGTGACGAGCCCGGCGTCGGGCGACTCGACGATGCCCACTCTCATGGCGACCTCTCGCGCGTCGGCACGCGGTGCGGTGCCCGGCGCGCCCTCCGACGGTAACCCGCGAGTCGCCGCCGTGGAAGGGGGCGTCTCGCGCTCGCGGAGATCGGATACTCAGCGGTGGGCGCCCCCGGTTCCGCGGCGTCCGCGCCGGGAGTACCGTCGGCAGGCCGGGAGTACCGTCGGCAGCGCGGGGCTCCGCGCATCGGAGGAGGTGGCGGATGAGTGCGATGACACTGCTCGAACGGATCTGGTCCGGTATCGGCGGCGATCCCGCCGCCATTGGCCGTGTCGACGAGGGGCCACGACCCGCCGGTATGTCTGAGCCGCTCTGGCGGCTCACCCACGATTCCATCGCCGCCGCCGCGTTGCAGGCCTCGGAGCTGGCCGGCGGATCGGCGCGCGTGCGACTGGACACCGACCGGGTGCTCACCTCGGTCACCAGCGAGCGGCACTTCCTCCTCGACGGGCAGCCGCCGCAGATTTGGAGCGACCTGTCCGGCTTCTGGCGCTCGGCCGACGGATGGATGCGCACGCACACCAACTACCCCCACCATCGCGAACGCCTGCTGCGGTCGCTCGATCTCGCCGCAGGGGCCACCGTCGAGGAGTTCGCGGTGCGGGTCGCGATGAGCCACGGCGCCGATGTCGAGTCGAGGGCTGCGGCGAACGGTGCGCTCGCCGTCCGGGTGCGCAGCGTGGGCGAATGGCGTGCGCACCCGGTGGGCGCCGCGGTGGGAGACGAGCCGCTCATCGGCATCGACCGCGACCTGGTGAATGCGCCCACCCGGTCTGCGCGGGGTTCGCGCCCGCTCGACGGCGTCAGGGTGCTCGACCTCACCCGGGTCATTGCAGGCCCGGTGGCGTCGCGGACGCTGGCGCTGTTCGGAGCCGACGTGCTCAGAGTCGACTCGCCCGACCTCGTCGAGCCGGAGTGGCAGCACCTCGACAGCGGCGCGGGCAAACGGTCGGCGCTTCTGCGGCTCTCGGACCGGTCCGCGCTCGACGATCTCCTCGCTGGCGCCGACGTCGTGCCGGTCGGCTACCGGCCGGGATCCCTCGACCGGTTCGGTCTCGATCCCGCCGGTCTGAGCGCGCGGTACCCCTCGCTCGTGGTCGGCCGGCTGGACGCGTGGGGGTGGGGCACCGAGTGGAGCTCACGCCGCGGGTTCGACAGCCTCGTACAGGCGGCGTCCGGCATCGCGGCGACGTCGAGTGCCGACGGGGACCACCCGGGAGCGCTGCCGTATCAGGCGCTCGACCACGCGAGCGGCTACCTGCTCGCGACCGGCGTCATGCGAGCACTGCAGCTGCGGGACGCCAATAGGGGAGGATCCGACGTTCGGGTGTCTCTGGCGCGGACCGCGCATGAACTGCTCGGGCTCGGCTTCGCAGGCCCGGAGCCGCTGCCGAGCTTCGAGCCCACCGTGACGGTGATGGTCTCGGGGGCGGGACGCATCACCAGTACCGAACCGGCACCGGCGTTCGCCGGGTCACCGACCACGTGGCCGGCGGCGAGCAGATCGTGGGGAGGAGATGAGCCGCGCTGGCTCGAGCGGCAGGCGCGCTGATTCAGCCCGCGGGGACGGGCGGCGGAGTGCGCAGCACCTTCTGCATCGACTTCCCGCGCGCCACCTCGTCGATGAGCTTGTCGAGGTAGCGGATCTTCTGCATCAGCGGATCCTCGATCTCCTCGACCCGGACTCCGCAGATCACGCCGGTGATGGAGGCGCTAGCGGGGTTGAGTTCCACCCCGCCGAAGAACTGCTCGAAGGTCGTGCCCGCGGCGAGATGTCCCTGCATCGTCGGCTCGTCGACACCGGTGAGCCACTCGATGACCTCGTCGAGTTCGGCCTTCGAGTGTCCCTTCCGCTCGAGCTTCTGCAGGTAGAGCGGATAGACCGACGCGACGGGCATGGAGAAGATCCGGCTCATGCCACGCAGGCTACGACGCAAGTACCGTTCGCCGGAAGCCCTCCCGTCCCGCGCCTTCCGAGAGACGCGGGATGGGGGAGACCGCAGCCTCAGTGGGCGGAGTAGCCACCGTCGACCAGGTGGTAGCTGCCTGAGATGAAGGACGCGGCGTCGCTCAGCAGGAACAGTGTCAGCGCGGCGACCTCCTTGTCCGTGCCGAGACGACCTGCCGCGTGCTCGCCTTCGAGCGCGACGAGAGCCTCGGCCGAGAGGCTCGACCGGACGAGGGGCGTGTCGATGAAGCCGGGGCCGACGGCGTTGGTGCGCACGCCCTGGGCCGTGTACTCGAGTGCGGCGACCTTGGTCAGGCCGACGAGGGCGTGCTTGCTCGCCACATACGCGGCGTTCTGCGCGATACCGACCGAGCCGAGGACCGAGGCCATGTTGACCACGGCGCCGCCGCCGGATTCGACGATGGCCGGGAGCTGGAACTTGAGGCCGTAGAAGACGCCGTCGAGGTCGACCGCGCGCACGCGATCCCATGCAGCGACGTCGTAGTCGCCGATCGTCTGGGGCGGAGCGCCGATCCCCGCATTGTTGACGGCGAGGTGGAGGCCCCCGAAGGTCTCCTTCGCGAACGCGACGGCCGCCTCCGAGTCCTTCCACTCGGCGGTGTTCTGTACGAACGCCGCCGCGGAGCCGCCGGCCGCGACGATCTCGTCGACGACGCTCTGCGCGGCCTCCCGCTTGATGTCGGTCACGACGACCGATGCGCCCTCGGCGGCGAGCTCACGCGAGATCTCCGCCCCGATTCCGCTTCCTCCGCCGGTGACGACGGCCACTCTGCTGTCGAACCTGGCCATGACGACCACTTCCTCACTACCTCGATGGTCCCTGCTCTTCCGCTCCCGATGCTGGCGGCGGAGCATGAGTGGGCACCGATGATCCGGTGCGATCCCGCTGAGCGAAGGAGCCGGTCATGGCGCGACCCGTCGTCCACTTCGAGATCACCGGACGCGATCCGGATGCTCTGCGGTCCTTCTACGCCCGGGTCTTCGACTGGGATTTCGACACCGCGTCGCCTGTGGCGCCCGAGGTCTCCGACGAGGGTCGGTACGGCTTCATCGAGACCGGCGAGGAGGGCGGCATCCCGGGAGGAGTCGGCGGGGGAGCGGAGCACGAGCCGCGCGCGATCTTCTACGTGTCGGTCGACGATGTCGCCGCGGCGCTCGCCGACGCGGTCGATGCCGGCGGGACCGCCGTGATGGGTCCCGCGGCGAACCCGAACGGCAGACTCGTCGTCGCCCACTTCCGCGACCCGGAGGGCAACCTCGTCGGGCTCGCCGGACCGCGCTGAGCTCAGCCGAGCAGTTCGGCGCGCAGTTCCGCGGGGTCGGCGGCGATCGCGATCGCCCCGGTCCACTCGGCCGGCGATCCGTAACCCCATTCGACGGAGATGGTCGGGACGCCGTTGGCGCGGGCGCCGATCACGTCGTGGGTGCGGTCTCCGACCATCACCGGGTTCGACAGGTCGACGCCGTCGGCCCGAAGGTGATCGAGCACCCAGGCGACGACGTCCTCCTTCTCGCTGCGGGTCTCGTCGTCGCTGCCGCCGCCGATGAAGGTGAAGAGGTGGTCGAGCCCGTAGTGGGCGAGGATGCGCTTCGCCTGCCGTTCCGGCTTCGACGTCGCGAGAGCGAGCGGGATCCCGGCGTCGTGCACAGCGTGGAGAACCTCGGGAACGCCCGGGTACAGGGTGCTGTCGAAGGCGCCACGGGCTTGGTATTCCTCGCGGTAGATCTCGAGGGCGCGCTGCCGCTGGTCCTCGGGGATGCGCATGGCGGCGAAGCCGTCCATGATCGGCGGGCCGATGAACTCCAGCAGCTCCGAGGGGCGGGGCGTCGGGCGGCCGAGCTGTTCAAGGGTGTGGATCAGTGACGCCGTGATCCCCGACGCGGAGTCGGTGATGGTGCCGTCGAGGTCGAACAGCACGGCGGTCCAGGGTCGTTGGGTCACCCGCGCCACCCTATCCGCCACGCGTTGCCTGTCCGTTCAGGCGTACCCGGTCGTTGAGAAGGACACGAGTCCCCGCCCGGTCGTTGAGTAGGCGCGCCAGCGCCGTATCGAAACGGCTCGAGTAAGCGAGGAACGAGCGCATCGAGAGCAGACGTGCTGTGGTCTCGATGCGCTCCGCTTACTCGACCCGTCTCGATACGCTCCTTCGTCGCTACTCGACGACCGGGTCGGGGTTCGACCCTTGAGAGGGTCGCCGGTTGCCAACTCCGGTCGTTGAGTAGGCGCGCCAGCGCCGTATCGAAACGGCTCGAGTAAGCGAGGAACGAGCGCATCGAGAGCGCAGTGCTGTGGTCTCGGTGCGCTTCGCTTACTCGACCCGTCTCGATACGCTCCTTCGTCGCTACTCGACGACCGGGTCGGGGTCAGAAGAGGCGGGACTCGGCGTCGTCCATGCCGCGCATCGCGTCGTAGTCGAGCACCAGGCAGCGGATGCCGCGGTCCTGAGCGAGCGTGCGCGCCTGCGGTTTGATCTCCTGCGCGGCGAACACCCCGGTGACGGGAGCCAGGTGCGGATCCCGGTTCATCAGCTCGAGGTAGCGGGTCAGCTGCTCGACCCCGTCGATGTCGCCGCGCCGCTTCAGCTCGACCGCGACCGACCTGCCCTCGGCGTCGCGGGCGAGGATGTCGACCGGACCGATGGCGGTCATGTACTCGCGGCGCACCAGGGTGTGGCCGGGGCCGAGGAGTTCGATCTGCTCGGCGAGCAGCTTCTGCAGATCGGCTTCGACGCCGTCCTTCACCAGCCCGGGGTCGATGCCGAGCTCGTGCGAGCTGTCGGAGAGCACCTCGAACAGCGAGACGACGAGCTTGTCGTTCGTCTTGCCCGCCGTGACCGTCCACAGCTCGGTGATACCCGCCGCGCGCTGAGCGTCGTCGGGCTCGCCGACGACGAGCGAGCAGGGCGGGCTCATCCAGTTGAGCGGCTTGTACGAGCCGCCGTCGGAGTGGATGAGGACGCTGCCGTCGGCCTTCACCATCAGCACCCGCGTGGCGAGCGGCAGATGCGCGGAGAGGCGACCGGCGTAGTCGACTGAGCAACGGGCGACGACGAGACGCATTAGTCGATGTTAAGCCGCGGAACGCTCCTGCGCGGCAGGCTGCGGTTCGCGCGCGGCGGGGCTCGCGATGCCGGCGAGGGCGATGAGCACCAGCACGGGGATCAGCCCGAGAAGCAGCCCGACGTGGTCGCCGAGGAAGCCGATCAGCGGCGGCCCGGCGAGGAAGGCGAGGTATCCGATCGTCGACACCACACTCACCCGGCCGGCCGCCTTGCGCGGGTCGTCGGCCGCCGCGGACATCCCCACCGGGAAGCCGAGCGCAGCCCCGAGACCCCACAGCACTGTCGCGGCGATGGCGACGGCTGGATCCGGCACGAAGATGACGAGACCCAGCCCGAGCACCGCCGCGACGGCGGAGGCGCGCAGGACGGGGACGCGGCCGAAACGGTCGAGGAGCTTCACCCCGGCGAGGCGGCCGACCGTCATCGACAACAGGAAGAGGGAGAGCACCAGGGCGGCCTGGTCGTTGGCGAGGCCGTGCCCGTCGACCATGGCGAGCGCGAGCCAGTCGTTCGCCGACCCTTCGGCGAAGGCCATGCCGAGCACGATCACGCCGATCATCAGGGTGCGCGGCTCGGTCCACGCCGACAGTCGCGAGCGGATGCCCGGATGCGCGGACTCGGTGCCCGGCTCCTCAGGTTCGATGTCGGCGAGCTCCGACTGGAAGAACCGCACCGCCACGAGGAGGCTCGCGAGGATGAGGACGCTCATGACCCCCGTGTGCACGAGCAGCGGGATGTCGAGTGCTTCGGCGGCGGCGCCGATCGCGGTGCCGACGACGGTGCCGACGCTGAACATGGCGTGGAAGATCGGCATCACCGCGCGTCCGAGCATCCGCTCGTTCGCGGCACCCGACACGTTCATCGCGACGTCGCAGCAGCCGTTGCCCGCGCCGAACAGGGCGAGCCCCGCGAAGGTGAGCCAGACGCTGTCCACCCCGACCCCCACCGCGGCGATCGGCAGGCCGAACACTCCGATGCCGAGTGCGAGCAGCAGGGTGCGCGTCGCACCGAAGCGGGCGATGATGTGGCTCGCGAGGCTGAGACCGACGATGGATCCGGCGGCGACTCCGAAGAGCACGATGCCGATGACGGTGGTCGAGACCTCGAGTTCGTCGCGAACCCGGGGGACGCGCGAGAGCCAGGTCGCGATCGCGAGACCCGAGAGGCCGAACGTGACGAAGACGGCGTTGCGCCAGGCGGTGATCTGCGGTCGGGAGGGCAGCGCCGGCGAAGTCACCTACGAAAGCCTAATGTCGGCCTCCGACTGCCCGATGGGGATCCATGCGGTTCCTCGCGCCCGCAATCCGAGGGTGACGGCACGGGCGCCGAGCATGCCGACGCCCAGCGCGATCCACAGCCCGGCGACCGCGAGGCGCGGATCGTCGGGGGCGAAGGCCACCGCCGGCCACAGAGCGAGCAGGTACACGCCAAGGTTGACGACCCCCGCGAGCGCGAGGTAGCGCCCGTCGCCGGCGCCGATCAAAACGCCGTCGAGCACGAACACGTACCCGGCGAGCGGTAGAGCGGCGGCCGTGAGGAGCGACGCCACGGTCAGCGCCTCGCGCACGACGGGGTCGGAGGTGAACACGACGCCGAGCAGCGGGGATGCGAGCGCGAGAAGCAGCCCGAGCGCCAGCCCCGCCAGGAGCCCGGACCGCACGAGCCGCCGCGTGATGGCGACGACACGGGGCACGTCCGCGGCGCCGATACCGTGCCCGATCATCGCCTGACCCGCGATCGCGAGGGCATCGAGGGCGAAGGCGGCGGCGAGGAACACCGTCATCGCAACCTGCATCGTCGCCAACTCGATTACCCCGAGGGCGGCCGCCGCCGCGGTCGTCGCCACGAACGATGCGCGGAGGCTCAGTGTTCGGAGGAACAGCCAGCCGCCGCCGAGGGCCGCGGCGCTGACACCGCTGAGTCCGGGCCGCAGTCGAGCTCCGACCGGCCGGGCTGCCCGCACGGCGAGTACCGCGTAGACGAGCGCCATCGCCCATTGTGCGATCACGGTGCCGAGGGCCGACCCGGCGATGCCGAGCCCGGCGCCGTAGATCAGGAGCGCATTGAGCACCGCGTTCGCCGCGAACCCGATGCCCGCCACCACGAGGGTCGTGCGGGTGTCCTGGAGTCCGCGCAGCAGACCGCTCGCGGCGATCACGACGAGCATCGCCGGCACACCCCAGAGCGACAGCGAGTAGTAGGTGATCGCCGCCTCCGCGACGGGTGCCTCCGTCCCGAACGCGCCCACCACCAGAGGGGCGGTGGGGATGCCGACGGCCGTGATGACCGCGCCCAGGCCGAGAGCGAGCCACATCCCGTCGATCCCCGCCGTCACAGCCCCCGCCCGATCGCCGGCGCCGAGGCGTCTCGCGACCGCCGGTGTGGTGGCGTAAGCGAGGAAGATCAGCAGCCCGATGAGGGTCTGCAG from Herbiconiux sp. L3-i23 encodes:
- a CDS encoding HAD hydrolase-like protein; the protein is MTQRPWTAVLFDLDGTITDSASGITASLIHTLEQLGRPTPRPSELLEFIGPPIMDGFAAMRIPEDQRQRALEIYREEYQARGAFDSTLYPGVPEVLHAVHDAGIPLALATSKPERQAKRILAHYGLDHLFTFIGGGSDDETRSEKEDVVAWVLDHLRADGVDLSNPVMVGDRTHDVIGARANGVPTISVEWGYGSPAEWTGAIAIAADPAELRAELLG
- a CDS encoding heavy metal translocating P-type ATPase produces the protein MSEECCGPDETRKTPSPVRLQLTRPMTGGDGCCGPLDDGSLGAVPHDRQKRQHLAGDACCGPEGPAVPPTDHESVESEVEENRPPVWRDIALLPPAVAGLALVSGYVFEWSGLGMPALILQWVSLIAGAYTFVPGAVRRLMHRRLGVGLLMTIAAVGAVALGHVGEAATLAFLFSLAEALEDRAMDRAKEGLKALLALVPATVRISRLSGEVTVPAAEVQELDIIVVGAGDRVATDGVVVEGRSSIDTSAVTGESIPVAVGPGDEVPAGAVNGAATLRIEATADGRDNSLTQIVHLVEQAHARKGDRARLADRIARPLVPAVLIAAAVVALLGVLVGDPGLWAERALVVLVAASPCALAIAVPVTVISAIGSASKFGVIIKSGEAFERFGTIRTIAFDKTGTLTRNEPQVVDVATSAPRTRDEVLALAASLEANSNHPLASAITAAAAGDIARAADVVEEAGHGVSGWVDGAAVRIGNTRWLNPGPLEAASDAMANAGMTVVVVEINGEIAGVIGVRDELRPEAAETIRMLADQGVATVMLTGDNERTAKVLAAQAGIDDVRAGQLPKDKAEAMITLASAGPTAMVGDGINDAPALASATTGIAMGLKGSAAAIESADIAFTGTDLRLIPDALQHARRGRRIMTVNIGLALTIIVVLFPLALFGVLGLAGVVLVHEIAEVVVIANGVRAARRPKRSAGGADARVFQRELAGAPT
- a CDS encoding DMT family transporter — translated: MLGALRNAGVQAALASAVLFGAGTPLAKLLLEDVSPWLLAGLLYCGSGAGLGLYRLIRRPARVTIARSQLLPLAGAVVFGGVVGPVLLLVGLSSMPASGASLLLNAEGVFTAALAWFVFRENFDRRIALGMLAIVAGAIVLSIPAGATFGSPWPSLAILGACLSWGLDNNLTRKLALTDATWLAAVKGGVAGPVNLVLAFGLGAQLPGALAIGASMGIGLVSYGVSLVLFIVAMRHVGTARAGAYYSIAPFFGAVLALALGEPLTWSVVVAGVLMGLGVWLHLTERHEHEHTHDAITHDHWHTHDEHHQHDHDAGTEATVIGWHRHVHTHQPITHTHEHYPDAHHRHRHRQRTQDAHSS
- a CDS encoding SDR family NAD(P)-dependent oxidoreductase; amino-acid sequence: MARFDSRVAVVTGGGSGIGAEISRELAAEGASVVVTDIKREAAQSVVDEIVAAGGSAAAFVQNTAEWKDSEAAVAFAKETFGGLHLAVNNAGIGAPPQTIGDYDVAAWDRVRAVDLDGVFYGLKFQLPAIVESGGGAVVNMASVLGSVGIAQNAAYVASKHALVGLTKVAALEYTAQGVRTNAVGPGFIDTPLVRSSLSAEALVALEGEHAAGRLGTDKEVAALTLFLLSDAASFISGSYHLVDGGYSAH
- a CDS encoding MFS transporter yields the protein MTSPALPSRPQITAWRNAVFVTFGLSGLAIATWLSRVPRVRDELEVSTTVIGIVLFGVAAGSIVGLSLASHIIARFGATRTLLLALGIGVFGLPIAAVGVGVDSVWLTFAGLALFGAGNGCCDVAMNVSGAANERMLGRAVMPIFHAMFSVGTVVGTAIGAAAEALDIPLLVHTGVMSVLILASLLVAVRFFQSELADIEPEEPGTESAHPGIRSRLSAWTEPRTLMIGVIVLGMAFAEGSANDWLALAMVDGHGLANDQAALVLSLFLLSMTVGRLAGVKLLDRFGRVPVLRASAVAAVLGLGLVIFVPDPAVAIAATVLWGLGAALGFPVGMSAAADDPRKAAGRVSVVSTIGYLAFLAGPPLIGFLGDHVGLLLGLIPVLVLIALAGIASPAAREPQPAAQERSAA
- a CDS encoding VOC family protein, with product MARPVVHFEITGRDPDALRSFYARVFDWDFDTASPVAPEVSDEGRYGFIETGEEGGIPGGVGGGAEHEPRAIFYVSVDDVAAALADAVDAGGTAVMGPAANPNGRLVVAHFRDPEGNLVGLAGPR
- a CDS encoding metalloregulator ArsR/SmtB family transcription factor, encoding MDADKTTCGRHPESPYVELAVEIFAMLADATRVRIVLALRNEELSVNHLADIVDKSPAAVSQHLAKLRLARVVATRQEGTRVFYRLANEHASRLVSDAIFQAEHALTNTPAHHREHTADGLG
- a CDS encoding DUF2200 domain-containing protein, whose amino-acid sequence is MSRIFSMPVASVYPLYLQKLERKGHSKAELDEVIEWLTGVDEPTMQGHLAAGTTFEQFFGGVELNPASASITGVICGVRVEEIEDPLMQKIRYLDKLIDEVARGKSMQKVLRTPPPVPAG
- a CDS encoding CoA transferase, yielding MSAMTLLERIWSGIGGDPAAIGRVDEGPRPAGMSEPLWRLTHDSIAAAALQASELAGGSARVRLDTDRVLTSVTSERHFLLDGQPPQIWSDLSGFWRSADGWMRTHTNYPHHRERLLRSLDLAAGATVEEFAVRVAMSHGADVESRAAANGALAVRVRSVGEWRAHPVGAAVGDEPLIGIDRDLVNAPTRSARGSRPLDGVRVLDLTRVIAGPVASRTLALFGADVLRVDSPDLVEPEWQHLDSGAGKRSALLRLSDRSALDDLLAGADVVPVGYRPGSLDRFGLDPAGLSARYPSLVVGRLDAWGWGTEWSSRRGFDSLVQAASGIAATSSADGDHPGALPYQALDHASGYLLATGVMRALQLRDANRGGSDVRVSLARTAHELLGLGFAGPEPLPSFEPTVTVMVSGAGRITSTEPAPAFAGSPTTWPAASRSWGGDEPRWLERQAR
- a CDS encoding MATE family efflux transporter, whose protein sequence is MTRRQLLSPLDREIARLAVPALGALVAEPLFLLTDTALVGHLGEVALGGLSIASTVLQTLIGLLIFLAYATTPAVARRLGAGDRAGAVTAGIDGMWLALGLGAVITAVGIPTAPLVVGAFGTEAPVAEAAITYYSLSLWGVPAMLVVIAASGLLRGLQDTRTTLVVAGIGFAANAVLNALLIYGAGLGIAGSALGTVIAQWAMALVYAVLAVRAARPVGARLRPGLSGVSAAALGGGWLFLRTLSLRASFVATTAAAAALGVIELATMQVAMTVFLAAAFALDALAIAGQAMIGHGIGAADVPRVVAITRRLVRSGLLAGLALGLLLALASPLLGVVFTSDPVVREALTVASLLTAAALPLAGYVFVLDGVLIGAGDGRYLALAGVVNLGVYLLALWPAVAFAPDDPRLAVAGLWIALGVGMLGARAVTLGLRARGTAWIPIGQSEADIRLS
- the nucS gene encoding endonuclease NucS, giving the protein MRLVVARCSVDYAGRLSAHLPLATRVLMVKADGSVLIHSDGGSYKPLNWMSPPCSLVVGEPDDAQRAAGITELWTVTAGKTNDKLVVSLFEVLSDSSHELGIDPGLVKDGVEADLQKLLAEQIELLGPGHTLVRREYMTAIGPVDILARDAEGRSVAVELKRRGDIDGVEQLTRYLELMNRDPHLAPVTGVFAAQEIKPQARTLAQDRGIRCLVLDYDAMRGMDDAESRLF